A window from Capricornis sumatraensis isolate serow.1 chromosome 5, serow.2, whole genome shotgun sequence encodes these proteins:
- the GCC1 gene encoding GRIP and coiled-coil domain-containing protein 1, translating into MEKFGMNFGGGPSKKDLLETIETQKKQLLQYQTRLKDVVLAYKSLLKEKEALEASIKVLSVSHEADVGLAGVQPQGLTFPDSVDDRCSTHSEDSTGTAASLDTAASLTSTKGEFGVEDDRLARGPPPPKLEEASGSESGVSSSSGDGPSGGGEVDKRLHQLKTQLATLTSSLATVTQEKSRMEASYLADKKKMKQDLEDASKKAEEERGRLEGELKGLQEQIAETKARLITQQHDRAQEQSDHALMLRELQKLLQEERAQRQDLELRLEETREALAGRAYAAGQMEGFELQTKQLTREVEELKGELQALRDEKNQPDPRLKELQEEAACLKSHFQAQLQQEMRKTALAEDQLRQQSQLEEQRVAALENQISQVSELLGTYEKAKQKDQLAIQKLKERILQLDLENKTLALAASSRSPLDSHGEESSLDVNVLKDKMEKLKRLLQVAARKSQVTLDVEKLCDLEIMPSSEAADGEKATALYYQQELKQLKEEFERYKMRAQVVLKSKNVKDGNLGKELEEAREQLAELKEKYISLRLSCEELERQHQQEAEGWKQELARLQHGHRQELERSQLDFRDRTLKLEEELHKQRDRALAVLAEKDLELEQLRSVALSSGLPGRRSPVGGAGPRDQADTSTPDSLTQALQLAAASEPTFFLYAEQLARKEVEIASLRKQKHRLEVEVHRLQDRLLEEGERHREEVGALQSHIAKHSRDQSREGANLEYLKNIIYRFLTLPDALGRQQTLTAILTILHFSPEEKQAIMRLPAGGGWWPSGKR; encoded by the exons ATGGAGAAGTTTGGAATGAATTTCGGGGGCGGCCCAAGCAAGAAGGACCTGCTGGAGACCATTGAGACTCAGAAGAAGCAGCTCCTCCAGTACCAAACACGTCTCAAGGATGTAGTCCTTGCCTATAAAAGTCTGCTGAAGGAGAAAGAGGCGCTGGAGGCCAGCATTAAGGTACTGTCTGTATCCCACGAGGCGGATGTGGGCCTCGCAGGTGTGCAGCCTCAAGGCCTCACCTTTCCTGACTCTGTGGATGACCGATGCTCCACTCACAGCGAGGATAGCACAGGGACCGCCGCCAGCCTGGATACTGCGGCCAGTCTCACCAGCACCAAGGGTGAGTTTGGGGTAGAAGATGATAGACTGGCCCGTGGACCACCACCTCCAAAGTTGGAAGAGGCCAGCGGGTCAGAGAGTGGCGTTAGCAGTAGTAGTGGGGATGGAccatctgggggtggggaggtggacaAACGACTGCACCAGCTGAAGACTCAGTTGGCTACTTTGACCAGCTCTTTGGCTACAGTCACCCAGGAGAAGTCCCGCATGGAAGCTTCTTACCTGGCGGACAAAAAGAAGATGAAGCAGGACTTAGAGGATGCCAGTAAGaaagcagaggaggagaggggccgGCTGGAGGGAGAACTGAAGGGGCTGCAGGAACAGATAGCAGAAACCAAAGCCCGGCTTATCACGCAGCAACACGATCGGGCCCAAGAGCAGAGCGACCATGCCTTGATGCTGCGTGAGCTCCAGAAACTGCTGCAGGAGGAGAGGGCCCAGCGCCAGGACTTGGAGCTTCGGTTGGAAGAGACTCGGGAAGCTCTGGCCGGGCGGGCCTATGCAGCTGGTCAGATGGAAGGGTTTGAACTGCAGACCAAGCAACTGACCCGTGAGGTGGAAGAGCTGAAAGGTGAGCTTCAGGCTCTTCGAGATGAGAAGAATCAGCCTGACCCCCGGCTGAAGGAGCTTCAAGAAGAGGCTGCCTGCCTTAAGAGCCATTTCCAGGCTCAGTTGCAGCAGGAAATGAGAAAG ACAGCCCTCGCTGAGGATCAGCTGCGCCAGCAGTCGCAGTTGGAAGAGCAGAGGGTGGCGGCCCTGGAGAATCAAATATCCCAGGTGTCGGAATTGCTGGGCACCTACGAGAAAGCCAAGCAGAAGGACCAGCTGGCCATCCAGAAGCTGAAGGAGCGCATTCTGCAGCTGGACCTGGAGAACAAAACCCTGGCTCTAGCGGCCTCCAGCCGGTCCCCTCTGGACAGCCATGGAGAGGAGTCCAGTCTGGATGTCAACGTCCTAAAGgacaagatggagaagctgaagAGGCTGCTGCAGGTGGCGGCCCGGAAGAGCCAGGTGACCCTGGATGTGGAGAAGCTCTGCGACCTGGAGATAATGCCCAGCTCTGAGGCTGCTGATGGGGAGAAGGCCACAGCACTCTACTACCAGCAGGAGCTGAAACAGCTGAAGGAGGAATTTGAGAGGTACAAGATGCGGGCCCAGGTGGTCCTCAAGAGCAAGAACGTCAAAGACGGGAACCTCGGCAAGGAGCTGGAGGAAGCCCGGGAGCAGCTGGCCGAGCTGAAGGAGAAGTACATCTCGCTGCGGCTGTCCTGCGAGGAGCTGGAGCGCCAGCACCAGCAGGAGGCCGAGGGCTGGAAGCAGGAGCTGGCCCGGCTACAGCACGGCCACCGGCAGGAGCTGGAGCGGAGCCAGCTGGACTTCCGGGACCGCACACTgaagctggaggaggagctgCACAAGCAGCGGGACCGGGCTCTGGCTGTGCTGGCTGAGAAGGACCTGGAGCTGGAGCAGCTGCGGTCCGTGGCCTTGTCCTCCGGGCTGCCGGGGCGCAGAAGCCCCGTGGGTGGCGCGGGCCCCAGGGACCAGGCGGACACCTCCACCCCGGACAGCTTGACCCAAGCCCTGCAGCTCGCTGCGGCCAGCGAGCCCACTTTCTTCCTGTATGCTGAGCAGCTGGCCCGCAAGGAGGTGGAGATCGCGTCGCTGAGGAAACAGAAGCACCGGCTGGAGGTGGAAGTCCATCGGCTGCAGGACCGCTTGCTGGAGGAGGGGGAGCGACATCGGGAGGAGGTGGGAGCCCTGCAGAGCCACATCGCGAAGCACAGCAGGGACCAGAGTCGGGAGGGGGCCAACCTGGAGTACCTCAAGAACATCATCTATCGCTTCCTGACCTTGCCAGACGCCCTGGGCCGCCAGCAGACGCTCACTGCCATCCTGACCATCTTGCACTTCAGTCCAGAGGAGAAGCAAGCGATCATGCGGCTCCCAGCTGGTGGTGGTTGGTGGCCCTCTGGCAAGAGATGA